The Musa acuminata AAA Group cultivar baxijiao chromosome BXJ3-6, Cavendish_Baxijiao_AAA, whole genome shotgun sequence region tagttaatcctgcacacttatctcaacacatagattagacaacaaatgacaattgacttcatcatcaaaatccgagattcaacaatcataaCCCATTatgatgcttgtttaagtaataaaagtcatagacttcccttTGAAAAATCCTCCATATCCTACTCTAAACCCCTTGAAGTTATTTACACTGATGTTTAGGGCCCCACTccaatcacttcctttgacaaattcagattttatgttattttcgtagactatttcaccaaatacacatgattataccctcttcaccataaatctgaagtttcaacAGTCTTTACCAACTTTTGAAGATTAGTCGAGAACTTTTTTCAGTTTAAAATTAAGACTGTTTACTCTAATGGTAGTGGCGAATATCAAGTCCTCACATCTTGCCTATctacttgtggtatacaacacctcaagtcacctccacacactcctcaactcgtcGGCTCTGCTGAAcataaacatcgacatatagttgaaactagtcTCACACTCCTATACCAAGCCTTTATGCCACTAACTTTTTGGACTACAGCATTTCAAACtaccgtctaccttattaatcgtatgctcactctaaTCCTTGAGTACGAGtcgccatttgaaaaattatttcacaaatccccgaaccttcaaaaacttaaagtgtttggttgtctatgttatccatagTTGCGTCTATATGCCTCATATAaaataacatcaaaatctaaaccttaCATTTTTATTGGATACTCCCTTGACTATAATGTCTTTCGATGCTATAAACCCCAACCTCGAAAAGTCTTTACGTtccgtcatgttatttttatagagactacATTTTTATTTCACAACCCTGAGTCTCCTACTGCGTCACCTACTCAATcacatatacatcactggagtataccatcAATCCGGTCAATCgagtctcccataatatcatcTAGTCCTTCTCCTCAGGATTCACACTCTCTCACTCTCCCGGTGCAATAGCTCCTCACCCCCTCCATTGTGTCTATCCCTTCTTCACTAGGTTCTCCTACGACTGAAGGCATTCCCTCGGAATCACAATCGCTACCTTTATCCTCTCCTGGGACCAATGACACTGAAGTCCCTCAACCTCTATCGCCCATACCTACAACACACCCTATAACCCTTGGACATTCAATGACAACACAATCCAAAAGTGGTGTCTTTAAACCATgacaaatccttgacctacataccaTCATAACATTCTCATCAGAGACCACTAAAGCTACCATAATtattcaagcccaaaaatctccatccTAGCATAaagtcatgtgtgaagaatatgatgcactcctccataattctacatggacccttgtaccctctcatcccatacaaaatatcatcgggtgtaagtgggtctttcgaattaagcggaacccagatggattcgtagctagatataaagcacgtctagtggccaaagggtttcatcaacgacttgatgttgacttcacagagacattcagccttgttgttaaacccacaacaatccgacttattctaagtttggtcaTCTCACAAGGCTGGCATTTATGTCAACtcgacgttaacaatgcctttctacaggggacCCTAACTGACGATGTCTTCATGCAGTAGCCTcctggcttcatccaccctcaatatccaaagtatgtttgtaaactacaaaaagctatttatgaacttcatcaagctccaagagcttggtacaccgaaCTTAGCTCGTTTTTGGCATCAGTTGGCTACATCAACTCCAAGTATGATACCTCCTTATTTCTCCATCACCAAAGTggcaatataatatatcttctagtatatatgggtgatattattgttataggcaacaatcctatggaaatcaaagcattcctcaagcatttagcagatcgattctcccttaaagatctaggacccttgaGCTATTTTTGGGGAGTAGAAGCAACATATACATCTTCCGGGGTCTTCCTATCAcaacgaaagtatattcaagatctattatccaAAACGAATATGTAAGATGCAAAGGCAGTTACAACACCTTTGTCTACTAGCGAGTCACTCAAACTTtgtgatggaagccctactacagacccaactcaataccgtcaagtccttggctccttacgatacttatctctcacccatctagatatctcatttgcggtcaataaactatcccaattcatgcatcgaccatctactatgcattggtttgCAATCAAACGAATCTTACGATATCTTCATAGGACTATCAATCATGCCCTCTTTTTCCATAAACATTCCCCCCTTAATCTCCAcacctttgccgatgctgattaggTAGGGAATTTTGATGACAAAACATTCACGTCAAGGTATATTCTCTTCCTTGGATCTAACCCAATCAGttgaagttctaagaagcaaacgaCAGTTGTACGttctacaattgaagctgaataccgtgtcatAGCTCCCGTTGCTGCAGAACTCAATTAGGtcatgaatctcctcaaggaacttggtATCAACATCACctctactcctataatatattgtgacaatgtcgaAGCCATTTATCTATATGCTaatccagtattccactcacggatgaaacacatagccatcgactttcacttcgtgcgagaacaagttgtcagacatcaactacgtgtttctcacgtacatacggtTGATCAACTAGTGGACTCTCTTACAAAGCCTCTCACTCGCAACTCGCTTTCATCACATCGGTCCAAGATTGGCGTTATTGATAGAAGCAccgtcttgcgggggcatgagaaCAGTTAAGATCTTCCGTGATAACAACCTCAACAATAGCCAAGATCTCCCCAACTCTGTTGAAGAGATGTCGTATTTCTCCTTTGTATTTtatttctatcaataataatatacAAAGACTAGATGAGCACATATATATTTGTTACTTCGGATTTCAAGTAttgtgaactcatcaaattaacgAAACAACTTCTTCTGAGATTAGATATATCAAACAACTTAGTCATTCTCCTTACTTATAATTATCAACTAATAAAAAACCTTTAAAACTTACTTGTATTATTTTTGCATCACAGTAGATTCATAAGCCAAATTTTCTACTATAATCTAACAAcccagaaaagagagagagagagagagagagagcaaagaaCTCACTCATGTCATGTAAAAAACACAACActtctaaataaattatatatgaaGTATTTATGAGGATGACAACTCAGCCCGTTATCGGCCCATTTAAGCCTTCGAAAGCCCTCTGATATACCTCAATCGAACGGTCGGCGTCTGCGATACCAACATCCAATGTCAATTATCCGACGGCTACGATTGATCGAACAAATAACAGGTTCATCTCACTTACGAAACTAAACAACAACGAAATGAAACGAAGCTACTGAGTCCATCAATCGAAAACTAAGGGACGCTCTTTGATATGTCCGTCAATTGGACGGTCAGCGCACCCGATATCAACGACAATTGTTGGCTATCCGACGGTCGCGATTGATCGAACGACCGATCGAAACGATTAGGGTTTCGGTTATAAAAGAAAGCAGCGGCGACGGGGAACGGCGCGCTCGTCTCCTCGTTAGGGTTTCGCCGGAGCGAAGACAAAGTCTCCCGTCTCCCCGCACCATGGTATGCTCTTTGATCTCTTCCTTATCCTTCGCGCCCTGTCGTAGTGCTTTCTGCTGCCCGTCGTAGTTACGTTTGCTTGCTCATTTACACGTCGTAGAGGGGTTGGAGGCCTGATGGGTAGTACTCATGGTTTGGGAAATGTCGGAGAATAATTGAAAAGCATGCAAGTGACCGGATAGTGCTTCTGTAAAAATTGAATTTTGGAGTGTGAGAAGGGGTTGAAATATGGGATTTAGTGTTATGATTTGGTAGGAAGACATGAAGGTTTGCCTTTCTTACATATGTGGTGTTCTTTGTCAAGGATGGTGTGCGATGAGGTGCTCGGGATGGTGAAACTTCATAAGAGAACTAAACGAGACTTAGTAGTGTTTGCATTGGGGAGTGGCTTTGTGATTTGATGCAAGGAATGGAATCTATGTGATTGAAGAAAAATATTCTTAAGGaatcttcaattttttttgttaatgtttAAATGAAAAAAAACACTTATGTTGATTGCAATTTTTAAAAGTAAGTTGCTGAATGAAGATCCAATAAAGCCAAATACTAGTGACAATTATAGATATATAAGTCCATCTTCTATAATGCAttttgttagagagagagagatagcctTTGTAGTCGAAACTCATCTCTAACTATGCAGCTTCAAAAGATACTTCAAGTCTCGATAAAAGCGTGTTTCTAACTTGTCATATGTTGGGTTTTGAGAGTCTATGACTAGTTTCTCCTTGGATCGTATGTATCTCCAAAGTCATAAAGGGCCAGTGCAGAAACTTAGGGCAAATGAAGGAggttttttcatatttattttgtgATTAGCTTGCCATATGCTATTTGTTATGTGCCAACATTAGTTCTAAATGTTGGCTAATCTAGATTGGTGACTAGTGCAGCTTTTTTGGTGTGGACTTGTACCAGTGCTTGGAATCGACTAGAACAGTAACACTAACTATTTAAAAGCTGATTTAGTTCTTTCTTCTGATCATGGCTTCTTTTTGTTTGACTTGAATGCAGACGAAGCGCACCAAGAAGGCTGGAATTGTTGGCAAATATGGTATGCTGTGCTCTGAATCTGTTCAATAATTTCTTCTCCTTTCTACGTAATAGATTCACCAGTTGTGTGCTTATCTAAGTCACATTTCTTGGCTTCAGGTACCAGATATGGTGCCAGTTTGCGCAAGCAAATTAAGAAAATGGAAGTTTCGCAGCATGCAAAGTATTTCTGTGAATTCTGTGGAAAGGTACAACTTCTTTCAACTGAGTGTGGTTGGTCATATTTAGGCACATTGCATTGCATGTACAACCTAGTTATAAAAAACAATTAAGTTGACCGAGCTCTACATTTCCCTTCTCCCGAAACACATCATTGAAGtttaaaaattttgtttataTGGATCTTGTGATTCAATGCCTTAAAATTTGTGTCATGAGTAAAGTTTTGGCTTAGCTTGTGTTGGATTGTCGTTTTGTCTAACATATGAGTTCATGTGGTTTCTGTATGGTTTGTGGGTTTTTTAATGGTCATGTGCTGTTCATCATTGCTATCACGAAGAGCTCGCTGAATGTATGGTTCCTTGATTAAATTGGTGCATAAATTGTTTCCGTGTTTGGTGTTTCATTGTATCTTTTAATCTCTTTTTCATAAATTTGTAGCTGCTACTGACCAACATATCTTAACGCCCTTGTTGGCACTTTCCTAGTATGCTGTGAAAAGAAAAGCAGTTGGGATTTGGGGATGCAAGGATTGTGGGAAGGTGAAGGCGGGTGGTGCTTATACCTTGAAGTAAGTGTGTTGTTCTTTTGTGCTCTGGCCTGGCTATTTGCCTCTGTTATTTTGCTCTTCCATAACGTTGTCTCCATGATGTATATATTAGCACTGCCAGTGCTGTTACCGTGAGGAGCACCATTCGCCGGTTGAGGGAGCAGACCGAAAGTTGATGCTGACAATAAGTGAGCAGTCAATTCTGGTAGAAAGGTGATTAGAAGAAGTGCATCCTAAGCAAGTTGGTGTTTGGCTCAGCCATATTTGGTGTTTGATAGTTGGACAATGTGTTCTTGAGTTGGTACTTTGAGGCACATCTGAATTCTGAGTCTTACTTTAATTGGCTTGCATGCCTAGGAAAACATTTGTGGTAATGATCTCTTGCATCTTTAATTTTGGAATTGGTATAATTTTTTttgggagaaaaagaaaaagatacctTCAAACGCTGTTCCAAAAGATTTATTTGCCAGTTGGGAGTCGGATATCGCACAAATGAAATGAATGCCTCTACCTCAGGTTTCTGCTTGCAGGATGAGTGTAGATTGACTAACCTTACATCCTGCTGCAATGAACCTGCCTCGAAGATCTTTAAGCTTTTGTAATCTGTTTTTGTGAGAACATCACATTCTAAAATATAGTTATAGATAGTAAAGAGGGttattttcttaaaaagaagTTTTTCTTTTGGGGTGGTGGGTTTTTTTCCCGTATGTTGTTTCCCCCTATTGCTCATGTCTTTCTCCTATCGTCGCGTCGTCGGGGTAGAGAAGCAATGGGGCTTTGCGGAAGGAGGGAGGTGGTGGAGACAAAGCAGAGAAGTAAAAGGGATAGAGAAGCGATGGGGCTTTGCGGCggaaggaggaggtggtggagcgaAATCAAGAGAAGTAGAGGGGGTAGAAGCAATGGGGCTTTGCACAGAGGGCGAAGGACGTGGTGGAGTCAAGTTAAAAAAAGGAGTACCGAATGTACTTTGTGGAAGTGATTTGAGGTGTGGTAGGCCTTCTTTTTTCCCCATCTCTTGTAATAATTACATGAAATGGGTAACCACACCATTATTTATCATGAGTCAATGAACTCTGCTTCCACAATATCCCCCTGATCATGAAGGCTCTCTGGCTTTCCCCTGAGAACAGATTGGTCCTGTGAATCCCCCTAAAATACCACAGCAGTGTGATCGCCCAGGTCCTCACTTTTTAGGCTGCAGACAGCGAGTCAAGATAGCAAGGCTGGAGGCTGGAGGCTGGAGGATGGCTAAGAAGTATGCATGATGGTTGGTGTGTCAGGCCATTCACAACTCTTTAAAATTGTGCTTGGTTGGTTGAGGCAGGAAATATAGAGACAATGAAACCTGCACCTCCAGCATCAACAGAACCCCGATGACATCATTCAACTCCCATCAAATATATGCAGATATGACAACTCAAATAGCATACAGAGATATATCAAGAACCTTCTTGTACAAACAAAGAAATTTGCATTCATCACAAGACTACACATATGATGGTTGCAGGACGAGGTTTTCAACTTACATACCTGATGGTTGGTGTATCAGCCATGCCATTCAGAACTATAAATTATGCTTCTTTGTTGGGAAGGGAGGAGGCAGGAAATAAACGATGAAATCTGCAACCTCTCGCGTCAACACGACCATGATGACATCATGAAATTCCCATCTGTTATTGCAGATACTACGATTCAATTGCGTACGGAGATATATCAACAAACTCATTGTACAatctaatttaattttaaaataaaaataaaaattcttccaaGTAACACATAACTTGATAAATTTAGCATGACACCTGCCATTTAAAAATTAACTGCTATGCTAATGGAGGATGCAACCAAGCTCTCACATAAGCTGGAGATGAATGTGGGATGATAATTGAGCATGCTGCCAATACACTCCAAACTTGGTGCTCATGAGCTAATTattaggattaaaaaaaaaaaaaggaaacaaatcATGGTCTGTACCCGACATGTCAAAAGGGGAATCCAAATGAAATCATTCTAATAATTTCACGCACTGGGCATGATCGG contains the following coding sequences:
- the LOC135640500 gene encoding large ribosomal subunit protein eL43 isoform X2, which translates into the protein MTKRTKKAGIVGKYGTRYGASLRKQIKKMEVSQHAKYFCEFCGKYAVKRKAVGIWGCKDCGKVKAGGAYTLNTASAVTVRSTIRRLREQTES
- the LOC135640500 gene encoding large ribosomal subunit protein eL43 isoform X1, giving the protein MQTKRTKKAGIVGKYGTRYGASLRKQIKKMEVSQHAKYFCEFCGKYAVKRKAVGIWGCKDCGKVKAGGAYTLNTASAVTVRSTIRRLREQTES